One region of Gorilla gorilla gorilla isolate KB3781 chromosome 15, NHGRI_mGorGor1-v2.1_pri, whole genome shotgun sequence genomic DNA includes:
- the CKB gene encoding creatine kinase B-type isoform X2, with amino-acid sequence MPFSNSHNALKLRFPAEDEFPDLSAHNNHMAKVLTPELYAELRAKSTPSGFTLDDVIQTGVDNPGHPYIMTVGCVAGDEESYEVFKDLFDPIIEDRHGGYKPSDEHKTDLNPDNLQGGDDLDPNYVLSSRVRTGRSIRGFCLPPHCSRGERRAIEKLAVEALSSLDGDLAGRYYALKSMTEAEQQQLIDDHFLFDKPVSPLLLASGMARDWPDARGIWHNDNKTFLVWVNEEDHLRVISMQKGGNMKEVFTRFCTGLTQIETLFKSKDYEFMWNPHLGYILTCPSNLGTGLRAGVHIKLPNLGKHEKFSEVLKRLRLQKRGTGGVDTAAVGGVFDVSNADRLGFSEVELVQMVVDGVKLLIEMEQRLEQGQAIDDLMPAQK; translated from the exons ATGCCCTTCTCCAACAGCCACAACGCACTGAAGCTGCGCTTCCCGGCCGAGGACGAGTTCCCCGACCTGAGCGCCCACAACAACCACATGGCCAAGGTGCTGACCCCCGAGCTGTACGCGGAGCTGCGCGCCAAGAGCACGCCGAGCGGCTTCACGCTGGACGACGTCATCCAGACAGGCGTGGACAACCCGG GCCACCCGTACATCATGACCGTGGGCTGCGTGGCGGGCGACGAGGAGTCCTACGAAGTGTTCAAGGATCTCTTCGACCCCATCATCGAGGACCGGCACGGCGGCTACAAGCCCAGCGATGAGCACAAGACCGACCTCAACCCCGACAACCTGCAG GGCGGCGACGACCTGGACCCCAACTACGTGCTGAGCTCGCGGGTGCGCACGGGCCGCAGCATCCGTGGCTTCTGCCTCCCCCCGCACTGCAGCCGCGGGGAGCGCCGCGCCATCGAGAAGCTCGCGGTGGAAG CCCTGTCCAGCCTGGACGGCGACCTGGCGGGCCGGTACTACGCGCTCAAGAGCATGACAGAGGCGGAGCAGCAGCAGCTCATCGACGACCACTTCCTCTTCGACAAGCCCGTGTCGCCCCTGCTGCTGGCCTCGGGCATGGCCCGCGACTGGCCCGACGCCCGCGGTATCTG GCACAATGACAATAAGACCTTCCTGGTGTGGGTCAACGAGGAGGACCACCTGCGGGTCATCTCCATGCAGAAGGGGGGCAACATGAAGGAGGTGTTCACCCGCTTCTGCACCGGCCTCACCCAG ATTGAAACTCTCTTCAAGTCTAAGGACTATGAGTTCATGTGGAACCCTCACCTGGGCTACATCCTCACCTGCCCATCCAACCTGGGCACCGGGCTGCGGGCAGGTGTGCATATCAAGCTGCCCAACCTGGGCAAGCATGAGAAGTTCTCGGAGGTGCTTAAGCGGCTGCGACTTCAGAAGCGAGGCACAG GCGGTGTGGACACGGCTGCGGTGGGCGGGGTCTTCGACGTCTCCAACGCTGACCGCCTGGGCTTCTCGGAGGTGGAGCTGGTGCAGATGGTGGTGGACGGAGTGAAGCTGCTCATCGAGATGGAGCAGCGGCTGGAGCAGGGCCAGGCCATCGACGACCTCATGCCTGCCCAGAAATGA
- the CKB gene encoding creatine kinase B-type isoform X1, producing MPFSNSHNALKLRFPAEDEFPDLSAHNNHMAKVLTPELYAELRAKSTPSGFTLDDVIQTGVDNPGHPYIMTVGCVAGDEESYEVFKDLFDPIIEDRHGGYKPSDEHKTDLNPDNLQVRGGGRAGRAGPGSSGAHSRLAPQGGDDLDPNYVLSSRVRTGRSIRGFCLPPHCSRGERRAIEKLAVEALSSLDGDLAGRYYALKSMTEAEQQQLIDDHFLFDKPVSPLLLASGMARDWPDARGIWHNDNKTFLVWVNEEDHLRVISMQKGGNMKEVFTRFCTGLTQIETLFKSKDYEFMWNPHLGYILTCPSNLGTGLRAGVHIKLPNLGKHEKFSEVLKRLRLQKRGTGGVDTAAVGGVFDVSNADRLGFSEVELVQMVVDGVKLLIEMEQRLEQGQAIDDLMPAQK from the exons ATGCCCTTCTCCAACAGCCACAACGCACTGAAGCTGCGCTTCCCGGCCGAGGACGAGTTCCCCGACCTGAGCGCCCACAACAACCACATGGCCAAGGTGCTGACCCCCGAGCTGTACGCGGAGCTGCGCGCCAAGAGCACGCCGAGCGGCTTCACGCTGGACGACGTCATCCAGACAGGCGTGGACAACCCGG GCCACCCGTACATCATGACCGTGGGCTGCGTGGCGGGCGACGAGGAGTCCTACGAAGTGTTCAAGGATCTCTTCGACCCCATCATCGAGGACCGGCACGGCGGCTACAAGCCCAGCGATGAGCACAAGACCGACCTCAACCCCGACAACCTGCAGGTGCGGGGCGGCGGGCGGGCCGGGCGGGCGGGGCCGGGGTCTTCGGGCGCTCACTCCCGTCTCGCCCCCCAGGGCGGCGACGACCTGGACCCCAACTACGTGCTGAGCTCGCGGGTGCGCACGGGCCGCAGCATCCGTGGCTTCTGCCTCCCCCCGCACTGCAGCCGCGGGGAGCGCCGCGCCATCGAGAAGCTCGCGGTGGAAG CCCTGTCCAGCCTGGACGGCGACCTGGCGGGCCGGTACTACGCGCTCAAGAGCATGACAGAGGCGGAGCAGCAGCAGCTCATCGACGACCACTTCCTCTTCGACAAGCCCGTGTCGCCCCTGCTGCTGGCCTCGGGCATGGCCCGCGACTGGCCCGACGCCCGCGGTATCTG GCACAATGACAATAAGACCTTCCTGGTGTGGGTCAACGAGGAGGACCACCTGCGGGTCATCTCCATGCAGAAGGGGGGCAACATGAAGGAGGTGTTCACCCGCTTCTGCACCGGCCTCACCCAG ATTGAAACTCTCTTCAAGTCTAAGGACTATGAGTTCATGTGGAACCCTCACCTGGGCTACATCCTCACCTGCCCATCCAACCTGGGCACCGGGCTGCGGGCAGGTGTGCATATCAAGCTGCCCAACCTGGGCAAGCATGAGAAGTTCTCGGAGGTGCTTAAGCGGCTGCGACTTCAGAAGCGAGGCACAG GCGGTGTGGACACGGCTGCGGTGGGCGGGGTCTTCGACGTCTCCAACGCTGACCGCCTGGGCTTCTCGGAGGTGGAGCTGGTGCAGATGGTGGTGGACGGAGTGAAGCTGCTCATCGAGATGGAGCAGCGGCTGGAGCAGGGCCAGGCCATCGACGACCTCATGCCTGCCCAGAAATGA